In a single window of the Carassius carassius chromosome 26, fCarCar2.1, whole genome shotgun sequence genome:
- the LOC132105727 gene encoding ATP-sensitive inward rectifier potassium channel 8-like, producing MLPRKSIIPEEFAFSPGLVSPIHRKPVFRDRVNKARFIAKSGACNLSHKNIREQGRFLQDVVTTLVDLKWRFTLVIFSMTFLCSWLLFAMFWWLVAFAHGDLDTIRKSGVEQCFTNVNSFTSAFLFSIEVQVTIGFGGRMITEQCPTAITVLILQNIIGLIINAVMLGCIFMKTAQSHRRAETLIFSRQAVIAVRNNRLCFMIRVGDLRKSMIINAVVRLQVVRKTTTPEGEVIPIHQIDVQTESAVAGNSIFLLAPLIICHVIDKDSPLYDLSAMELQCSDLEVIVILEGVVETTGISTQARTSYVTEEIQWGHRFVPIVTEEEGVYSVDYSKFGNTVKVATPRCSARELDEKPSILIQTLQKSELSHQNSLRKRNSMRRNNSMRKSNSIRRNNSTLAVPKVQFLTPEGGPNLAVT from the exons ATGCTGCCGCGCAAAAGCATCATTCCCGAAGAGTTCGCGTTCTCCCCGGGGCTCGTGTCGCCGATTCACCGCAAGCCCGTGTTCAGGGACCGCGTGAACAAAGCGCGCTTCATCGCCAAGAGTGGCGCTTGCAACTTGTCGCACAAGAACATCCGCGAGCAGGGCAGATTCCTGCAGGACGTGGTCACGACTTTAGTGGATCTCAAGTGGCGTTTCACCCTGGTGATTTTCTCCATGACGTTCCTGTGCAGCTGGCTGCTGTTCGCTATGTTCTGGTGGCTGGTGGCCTTTGCGCACGGAGATCTGGACACTATCCGTAAATCTGGAGTAGAGCAGTGTTTCACTAATGTCAA CTCTTTTACCTCtgccttcctcttctccatcgaGGTGCAGGTGACAATAGGATTTGGAGGCCGTATGATAACAGAGCAGTGTCCCACAGCCATCACGGTGCTCATATTACAGAACATCATAGGTCTAATAATTAACGCGGTCATGCTGGGTTGCATCTTCATGAAGACCGCCCAATCCCACCGGCGTGCCGAGACCCTCATCTTCAGCCGCCAAGCTGTCATCGCCGTGCGCAACAACCGCCTGTGCTTCATGATCCGGGTGGGTGATCTGCGCAAAAGCATGATCATCAACGCAGTCGTGCGCCTCCAAGTGGTCCGGAAGACCACTACGCCAGAGGGCGAAGTCATACCCATCCACCAGATCGACGTCCAGACAGAAAGTGCAGTTGCTGGTAACAGCATCTTCCTGTTGGCTCCCCTGATCATATGTCACGTCATCGATAAGGACAGTCCTCTGTACGATCTCTCGGCGATGGAGCTGCAGTGTAGCGATCTGGAGGTCATCGTGATCCTGGAAGGTGTGGTGGAGACCACAGGCATCTCCACTCAGGCTCGCACCTCTTACGTGACCGAGGAGATCCAGTGGGGTCACCGATTCGTGCCTATAGTGACCGAGGAAGAGGGTGTGTACTCGGTGGACTACTCAAAGTTCGGGAACACAGTCAAGGTGGCCACCCCACGCTGCAGTGCTCGTGAGCTGGACGAGAAGCCCTCCATCCTCATCCAGACGCTCCAGAAGAGTGAGTTGTCGCACCAGAACTCATTGCGCAAGAGGAACTCCATGCGCAGGAACAATTCTATGCGCAAGAGCAACTCCATTCGGCGCAATAATTCCACCCTCGCCGTGCCCAAAGTGCAGTTCCTCACCCCTGAGGGTGGACCAAATCTAGCAGTCACATGA